The segment GTGTTGTTGGACCCACATACAGGGGAAGTATTAACGATGGCAGGGAAGCAGCTTGCCAAGGATGATAAAACAGGCAAGCAGGAGGTACAGGATTTCGCATTAGGCAATATTACAACCTCCTATAATGTCGGCTCTGCAGTCAAGGGAGCAATGGTGCTTACTGGATATAAAGAGGGTGTGATTCACCCGTATACGACAATGCTTGACGAGGTGATGAGGGTAAAGAAATCACCTGATTTCAAATCATGGACTGTGATGAACACAATAAATGATTTGCAGGCACTCCAACGGTCTTCCAACGTATATATGGCTAAAACAGCTATTGCAATCGGAAAAGGTCATTACGTAGCAGGGCAGCCTCTTGATGTCGATCCAAAAGCATATACAACTATCCGTAATTCTTTCGGGGAAATGGGCCTTGGTGTGCGAACAAATATAGATTTACCAAATGAGATGACCGGATTTAAAGGAGAAGTGAATCCAAATCAGCCGGGTAACTTGATGTTTCTATCAATTGGCCAATACGATACGTATACAAATATGCAGCTTGCACAATATGTTTCCACAATTGCTAATGGAGGTTACCGAATCCAACCTCATATTGTTAAGGAAATTAGGAACTCATCCAAGAACACAGAGAAATATGGTGTTCTAGAGCAGGAAATTAAGCCAGTTGTGTTAAACAAGCTTGATATGAAAGAAGAGTGGATGAATCAAGTGCAAAAAGGCTTTAGAATGGTTATGCAGCCAGGTGGAACAGGCAGTGTCTTCGCAGGAGCTTCCTATACACCTGCAGGCAAAACAGGAACAGCACAGGCTTTTTACGATGGTCCAGAGCGTGATAATTATAAGGAGCCACCACAAGTCATGAATGTCAGCCTTGTTTCTTATGCACCATACGAAAATCCAGAAGTTGCAATGGCAGTCATGGTTCCATGGGTGTATACGACTGCCAATGGTCCATCCCCAAACTTAACGATCGGAAAAAAGGTCATGGATAAATACTTTGAGATGAAAAAGGATTAACAGGAATTGATTAGCAATTTCCTGTTTTTTTTTTGTAATTTTCGCCAAAATTCCACAATATAGAAAGGCAATGATCGCATTTTTCGACTTTTGCAGTATATCCCAGCAGGTTATTAATAGAAATATTAACGAGATTCCATTACAATAGAGTTAGAATGATTGAAGGAAGTGTGGTATTACATTGGGAAACAAGAAGAAGAAAAGGACGTTACCGATTCGCCTTAACCTTATCTTTTTTGCAGTCTTTTTGCTCTTTTCTGCCCTGATTTTAAGGCTTGGATTTGTGCAGATTGTTTACGGGGATGAGTATAAAAGGAAATTGGAAAGAACAGAAGATGTTACGGTTGATACATCTGTACCCCGCGGGAAAATCTATGATTCGACAGGAAAAGTAATTGTCGATAATAGTGCAAAAAATGCAATAACGTACACAAACACTGGCGTCAAATCAGATGAAATGCTGAAGACCGCCGAAACGCTGGCAAAATATATTGATAAGGATACAAAAAAGGTTACCGAGCGTGATAAACAGGATTATTGGATTATGAAGCATCCTGATGAAGCAGAAGCCTTGGTAACAGATAAAGAAAAAACCGCGCTTGCGGAAAAATATACAGATTCGGATGAGTATAATTCAGAAGTATATAAATTGCAGCTGGATCGAATTACAGAGGATGAATTGAAATCTATATCCGAAGATGACCTTGAAGTATTGGCTATCTACCGCGAGTTTGCAAGTGGCTATAAAATGACACCGCATATTGTTAAAAATAATGATGTGACAGACAAGGAAATGGCGGTTGTAAGTGAAAACCTTACTTCATTAAAAGGTGTTGACACAACAACAGATTGGGACAGATCTTATGCATTTGATAATACACTTCGTTCCGTTCTTGGCAGTGTCAGCTCATCAGAGGAAGGTCTTCCAGCTGAATCCTTATCCTATTATCTGTCAAAAGGCTACAGCCGAAATGACCGTGTCGGAAAAAGTTATTTGGAGCTTGAATATGAGGACGTTCTAAAAGGTCAAAAGGAAAAAATCCGCACGCAAACAGATAGTGACGGGAAAGAAACAACAGAAGTGATAACAGAAGGCAAGCGCGGAAATGATCTCGTGCTTGCAATAGACATGGAGCTGCAGCAAAAGGTTGAAGATATTATAGAAAAGCAGCTAAAGAGTGCTAAACAAATGTCTGGAACTAAATTCCTTGATCGTGCTTATGTTGTTCTGATGAATCCAAATACAGGTGACGTTTTGACAATGGCAGGAAAAAGGCTTGTTACAGAAAACGGAAAAACAAAAGTGCAGGATGATGCACTTGGAAATATGACGACATCCTACAACGTTGGTTCTGTTGTTAAGGGTGCAACCGTATTAACAGGCTATAAATATGGAGCTATTAGCCCTGGAACAGTTATCAATGACACAACAGTAAAAATAGGTGACACGGAGAAGAAATCTTGGACACAGATGGGGCCAATTAATGACTTAACAGCATTAATGCGTTCCTCAAACGTATATATGTTCCAAACTGTCATGAAAATAGCTGGTGCACATTATGTTTACGGCCAGCCATTGTCTGTAGACGCAGAGGACTTTACAACAATGAGAAATGCATATGCTCAATACGGCTTAGGAATTCGAACAGGCATCGATCTTCCGAATGAACAGACAGGCTTTAAAGGTACAGATACATCTGTTCCTGGTAAGTTACTCGATATCGCGATCGGTCAGTATGATACGTACACAAATATGCAGCTTGCTCAATACATCTCGACGATTGCCAATGGCGGAAACAGAATGGAGCCGCATATCGTGAAGGAAATTCGCAGCCCTATCTCAGAGGATGGGAAGCTTGGTGCGATTGTTGATTCCATTGAGCCGAAGGTGTTAAACACAGTTGATGCGAAGTCTGAATGGATTGAGCGCGTACAAACAGGCTTTAAGATGGTTGCTCAAAGTCCGAAGGGAACTGCCTATACGTATTTAAGCGGCAAGTCATACTCTCCTGCTGCTAAAACAGGTACAGCAGAGGCTTTCTATGATGGTCCACAAAAAAGCAATTACAAAACATTGCAGGAAGTTATGAACTTGAGCTTGGTTAGCTATGCACCTTCAGATAATCCGGAAGTGGCAATGGCAGTCCTTGTCCCATGGGCATATAACGGCTCTGTCGATAATAAAGCAAACTTAAAAATAGGTGAACAAGTATTTGATGCTTATTTTGACTTAAAAAAAGAGCGTCAAAAGGATGAGGAATAATCAGTATTATCCTTTAATGAAAAAAGGGCTGTCCGAACGGACAGCCCTTTTTACGTCATTTTGTAATTTTTTCGGCGATTTCTCTGAAACTCATGTCACTATATACGCGGAATGTACCAACTTGTACCTTCGTATGGTAGTCGTTATCAATTAAAAAAGCTTCAAACTCGTCTTTGTCTTTAATGATTTTTTGCTTTGCTAATGTCTCCGCAATTTCGGCAGGATTCATGCCGCTTTTTATCTTAAGCTTATAGGATACTGGCTGGTTTGAATCAGCCTTGTCTGTTTCTGTTTCCTTTTGCTCTGCTGCTTTTTTTTCTGCATCTGCTTTTGCCTGTTGTGCAGCCTCAGCTGCCTTGTCTTTGGCAGCTATAAGCTCATCATATTCGTCTTTTGCAATAGCAGTATAGCCTGCAGCTGAAAGTACTTTTTCTGCTTGCTCTGTTGTAATCTGTTTGTCTGTTTTCTCTGCAGTGCCAGAACCACTGTAAACAGTATACGCACCAATGATGCTGGATGCTGCAAACAGCCCGAATGCAAAGGAACGTAAGCTACGTTTATTCATTCCGCAAATCCTTTCTTGACACCCTCAGTAATAATTTGCTGCACTTGATCAGTGGATAAGGATGATTGGGAAGCGATTTTTTCAATTGATACACCTTGAGAGGCAAGGGACCAAACTTGGTTTTTAATGATGGCATGAATCGGATTGGCTGAATTGTCTGTTATTGTCTGTCTGTCGACAACAGGGATTGCAGGATTCATATCCACCTCATCAATAAGCAGCTCTTCTTCAAGTACCTTCAGTTTCTTTTTAATTTTATATATTTCTTGCACTTGTTGGATAGAAAGCTGGTCAATATCCTCTTGCAGCTTTTTATAGGGATCCTTCATAAACAACGACACGATGAAAAGAAGTACAGCTATCCCTAATAAACTATACATTAATATGAACAAAATGAGACACCTCTGCTAAATAGTTTGTAAAATACAAGACTTTTTCATTCTACCACTACCTCTGCACATTTCCTAACAGAAATATAGAAAATAATGCTAGTCTGGTCATAGGAGAAATGTGAATATGGGCAGCAGAATATGTCGGATACAAACTAATTTTATTAATAGTCATTGTCGAATTGCTGTTTTTTATACAACATGCAAAAAATTTTATCACCCTTCATCTTAACAGGGAGAATCATTAGCATGATACGACAAATTCCGTTTATTGTAGGTTCTATCATTCGGTGATACCATATAGGAAGAAGCAAGAATCAGTAAATCGACTAGTAGACTCCAAATTCGACCGATACAATGCGTTCAAACATAAACTTTAAAATAGTATGAAATGAAAGGTGCTGATTCCATTGTTAGAACAGATTATTCATTTAAGGAAGGAAGGCATGTCTTTCCGCAAAATTGCGAAAGAACTGGATATGAGTCTTGGGAAGGTTCAATACCAGTGGACAAAATATACGAAAGAAGTGGAGAAGTCGGAGGAAAAGGAAAGCTCACTTCCTAAAGATTATGCAGAAGCAAGTCCTGCTATACCACCTTTTTTATGGACAAGTATTCAAACATTAAAAAAGAGTAACGGCATGGAGGCGTGGGTCGCAGGAGAAAATAAAGCATTTATTTTCTGGAGTATCCCAACAGCTAAATGGAAGCTTATTTCCTCGTACTGCGGATTCCTTAATGATGATTTGTCATTAAAAATGCGCATCTACGATATTACTAGCATTTATTTCGATGGAAGTAATGCTCATACAACATTGGAAATCCAGTTAGATCATGATAAGAATCAGCTTGTTTTTGAAGGGTTACAGCCAAACAGAAGCTATTGCTTTGAAGTCGGCATACAGGATGGAAGTAGATCTTTCATGCCATTATTAAAGTCTAATCCCCTTCATACACCAAGGACGAGTATATCCCAGTCAGGTGAAAATACAAAGGATGTTATAGATTGGAGCGAAGGGAAATCACCCCTGCCAAATTGGATTGAGCATGTCAGCACATACAGTTATTATGAGACAGAGGCAAAGGAGAGTGTGAAAAAGCAATGAACGTATCGTATTTTCAATTAATCGTTCATGCAGACCTTCCTGTCATGAATTATTATTCCAACAAAAAAGAAGACAAACAAGCATTTTACAAAGCATCCATCGCCTTGCTTACTTTCTTGAAGAGCATGGAAAAGAAGGTATTGCCATACAGTGTTTCCTTTGTGCTACCTCCTGTCTATATAGAACTAACAGAAACAGAAGGCTACCAAGAAGAAATAACTGAATATTTGGAAAAGAATAAATGGCAATGGGAAGAGGAGTATTCCTATTGGCTAAGAATAGACCGTAAAATCACAACAGGCTTAAAAAAGCTGATTTCTGCCCACAAGATAGAGATACTTGCAACTACAGCATCCTATACCTCCATGACAGCTCTTTCGACGAAAAACGGTGTGAAGCTCCAAATGGAAACAGGTCTTTCACTCATAGAGGATCATTTACATATCCGTAATGGCGGGTTTTGGCTCCCTAATGGCGCATATACACCAGGAATTGATTTGCATCTTAAGAAGTCAGGTATTCTTTTCAGCTTCTTACACCATAGCACATTGGCGTTGACTGACCCACTTCCTGTTGTTGAAGGCATGCCGGTGAAGTCACCACATGATTTATGTCTGATTCCTTTAAGACAATGGGCAGAGCTTGGAGAAACAGTAACAGAGAAGATTAGCTGTCTGAAGGATATAACAAAAACAAAAGATACCCTGAATGCTATTGCCTTGAGCTTAACAGAAGTAAATGAGCTCAGTGCTGAAATAGGAGAGGTTTTTGGTGAGAATGAAACGCTGATGCCATTATCACCTGAAACTTATATTCGTCAATTTAGCGATAGCCTAGAGAAGGTTCATATTAGCTCCTCTGCTTTTGATCAAGAAAAGACTTCAAGGTTACTAAAAGACGGTAAGAACTATGCAAAGCTGTCTTTCCTTGAAAAAGAAATAGAAGCATGGCGAGAGCTGAAACTTCCAAATGAAGCGGAAAGAGTACTGAAGCAGCTTGAAAAGGAATGGCTGATGGCCCATGCTGTAATATCCCAAAAAGATTATCAGGATACGTTTTTGCAGGGATTTTACGATGCAGCAGACAAGCTTAGTGCATTTTTTAAAGGCGATATCGATGATAACTGGTTGCAAGAAAGGGAAAGAAAACAGTCTGTCTTTCTCGTACTTCCTTCTGCTTTACCAAAAACGAGCTTACCGCTAGTGAAAAAAGGAAGCAAGAAAAAGATTCTCCTTCTTTCTTGGGAATATCCGCCTAATATAATTGGAGGACTTGGAACACATGTAGCTGGGTTGGCAGAAACGTTAGCAAGACAGTATGAAGTCCATGTTATTACAGCACAGGATATGAATAAAAATCCAGCAGATGAATCCGTGCATGATTCGCTGTTTGTGTATAGAGTTAAGCCTTTGCATCATAGGGAAAAAAACTTCCTCACTTGGATTGGTGGCTTAAATTTAAGTATTTGGGAAAAAGCAATGGAATTGGCTGCTTCTCATTCCTTTGAATTAATACAAGGCCATGATTGGTTAGTAGGTGCAGCTGCTGTATCCTTAAAAGATGAGCTTGGCATACCGTTAGTTACAACAATGCATGCAACAGAGCATGGCAGAAACGGCGGGATCTTTACAGAAATGCAGAGGTTCATTCATGAGAAGGAACGACAGCTTCTAACAGCATCTGATACAGTGATTATATGCAGCGAATATATGAAAACAGAAGTATCCTCTCTATTTTCAATAAGTGGCAGCAAGCTCCATGTCATTCCAAATGGAGTAAAGCTGGATAAAAAGCCACTGCAAAATCCAGCAGAAGAACTAGGGTTGGATCCAACAAAGAAAACAGTCTTTGCAATCGGGAGAATGGTGAAGGAGAAAGGCTTTGAAACATTGCTTGAAGCAGTGACAATGCTTAAAAGAGATGACCTTCAATTTGTCCTTGCAGGTGCAGGCCCGATGTTCAATGAATATAAACAATTTGTGTCATTACATGGCTTAGAACATAAAGTACACTTAATTGGTTATTTACCAGAAGATAAAAAGAACGGCTTCTTTCAAGCTGCAGATATAGTTATTATCCCAAGTTATTATGAACCTTTCGGAATTGTAGCATTAGAATCACTGCTGTTTGAGAAACCGACAATCGTTTCGAATACGGGAGGACTAAAGGGAATTGTAGAGCATGGAAAGACTGGCATGCTGATGGAGCCAGGCAATACAGGAAGCATGCTAGAGCAATTGCATTCATTATTGGAAGATCAGCTTTTGGCTGAGGAAATTGGCAGAAACGGGAGAATCCTTGTAGAGAAGCTGTTTGGCTGGAGTAGAGTCGGTGATGAAACATCAAGGGTTTTTGAAGAAACAATCTTAAATTTGAGAATGGCTGAAAAAGCCTCTTTAAAGGAATAAAAAACTTAATGAAAAAAAGGTGAGTAGGATGAAAACGGAGATTTCTTTACAGTCTGATTTTCAGAATGTCGACAAAGAAATGACAAGAAGCAAGTTGGTCAGCACTCCTGGATTATGGATTAACGGCAAAATTTGCTGGCTCCAGAACGGTTATGAAAAAATACTGCCAGAATACTCAGTTTCGGTACATGTTAAAAGTGTTCAAAAGCATTCGAAGGTTCAATATAATGAAATTTATGTGAGAAATCATTCAAAAGAGAATATTGAGGTAAAGGTGCTGCTTCTCAGTCATTTCTCCAAGTCCGATCCGAATCATCTTGCTTTTGTTTCACCGACAGATAACGTCATTTTTCATTCTGTTGAGGATCAGCTAATGCTTGTAAATGGAGAGTTTAATGGAACAAGCCTGGAGCAGAGAACGGTTCAGCCAATTTGGAATGTCCATACAGATTTAATATGGAAGAATCAAGAAAATGGCAGCCTGAAATATTTGCCGATGGGCAAGGGCGGATATGTCAGTATTTGTTCTCTTCATATGAAACTAGCTCCCCAAACCTCCAATGTGGGTAGGACATGGACAATATATGGTAACAATAAAGAAGTGATTATGGACTTAAATCATATTCTATTGAAAAACAGTACTAGCATTTCATAAAAAAAAATGTTATCATATAAAAGTCGTATGCACGAACTAGTATAGCAATAGTTTGGAGGGAAATAACCATGCGTGTCAACATTACGTTAGCTTGCACAGAATGTGGAGATCGTAACTACATTTCTAAAAAAAATAAACGAAATAATCCAGACCGTCTTGAGCTTAAGAAGTATTGCTCAAGAGAAAAACGCACTACAACACACCGCGAAACAAAATAAGACAGAGGGGGGTAACCCTTCTGTTTTTTTTGTATATAAAAAACAATACATATAATAATAAATGGGGGAATTTGCTATGACAGAAAGTAAACAGGAAATTAGAAGCAGGGTCCTTGCAGAGCTACGGGCCATCCCTAAGCCAGCATATGAGCAGCTTTCTTATGAAATAGCCCAAAATCTATATAACCATCCTCTTTTTCAAAAGGCTAGTCATGTTGGGGTGACCATTTCAAGATTTCCAGAAGTTGACACTTATCAAATTATCAGAGCTGCTTGGGCACAAGGCAAAAAGGTAAGTATTCCGAAATGCCTGCCAAAAACACGCGCGATGGAATTTCGTATACTAGAACGCTTTGATCAGCTAGAGTCTATTTATAGTGGACTTTATGAACCAATGGAAGCAGAGACTAAATTAACAGAAGCAAATGAAATAGAGCTGCTGCTTGTCCCTGGGGTTGCTTATTCTAAGGATGGCTATCGAATTGGATTCGGAGGCGGATATTATGACCGTTTTCTGAAGAGTTTCCATGGCACGACAATCTCGCTTGCGATTGAAAGCCAATTGGAGAAGTCTTTACCGATTGAAAGCCATGACATTCCGGTCCAGCATATCATAACAAATAAAGGCGCAATGGTTGTGGGAGCAAATGATTAGTATCATCATTATCCTGCTTGCTGTCTTTTTTGCCTGGAAAGAAGGATATTTAAGCAAAAGCGGCAGTATAGCAGCCTTTTTTGTCGGAATAGGCATCCAATTTGGCTTCCACTATCAAGGCTTTATTTTACTTGGAGTCTTTTTTCTTACGTCTAGTTTGCTGTCTAAGTTTAAAAAAGACAAAAAAACCAAGATGGAGGATATGCATGAAAAGGGTTCCACTAGAGACTATATGCAGGTGATAGCAAATGGTGGGGCTGCAGCGATTGTTAGTTTGCTTTATGGCTGGAACGGGGAACACGGTCTAATCGTTCTGTTTGCCGTTTTGCTTGCTGCAGCAAACTCAGATACTTGGGCATCGGAAATTGGACCATTAAGCAGAAATAAACCATTCTCTATCAGAACCTTTAAAAAAGCAGAGGCAGGAACTTCTGGTGCCATGAGTGTTACAGGCACATTTGCCGGAATTATGGGGTCGTTGCTGATTGGACTATGTGCATTTATGCTGTTTCCAATAAGTATTGGTGAATTTTTGTTGATTTTTGTCTTTGGCTTTATCGGTAATTTAATTGATACAATCTTAGGTGCCTTTGTACAAGCTGAGTATAAATGTACAGTTTGCGGCGCAAAAGTGGAAAAACGCATACATCATGACAGAAAAGCTAAAAAGATCAAAGGATTTACTGTATTAAATAATGATGCAGTCAATATCCTTTCAGGTGTAATTGCTGCACTTCTTGCTTCCTTTTTTGTCTTGTAATTATCTGAAAAAGTTTGGATAAAAAAAAGCAGCTTATCCCAAACTAATCAATAGGAGGGATGAAAATGTCTAGAATTTTATCCATTGTATTGATTGGTATAGGTGGTTACATGCTGTTAACTAAAAGATACCGCATTTTGAACACTGTATTGAAAAGCCCGATTGTCAGACAATATTTAATAAAGATTGTTATGAATTTTCCAGGCTTGCGCAATAAAATGATGGGCAATGTATTTTCTAAGCCTACTGTGTACCAATAAGTAAAATGATTACCCCCAATCAAAGACAGATTGGGGGTGTTTTATGTTTACAATATGCTTTCTCATCCAGCAGAAATTTGCTGTCTTAAAATAACAGGCTCATTATCTGCTGTTGTGAAGACGACTAGCAGATGGTCCTTAGCCAGTAAAATGACAGGAATAGTGCTTCCAATCGGTTTTGTGACAGTGCCATCCTCTTTTGTTATTCCCAGGAAATAATTTTTGTATAGTCCTTCTGTCAATTGTCCGATAATTGTTGCCGTCTGAGCCTGTGTAAATCCAGGAAATGGTTTGTCATTATAGGCAGCAAGATCTGTTAGTAAAATTTTGTTAGGATAATCCTCTGAATTAACAGAGAAATGCTTTAATGCATCCTTTACATGATAATTAATAACATCCTCTGTTTCTTTATCTAGTAATCCTTTCCATTCCTTTTGTGCCTCTGATTGAGGTGTGGAAAAGCTGAATGCACCTTTATCAAACTTAGAGTTAACTACATACATATGATTGGAGGAAAGCTTCTGGGAGCTAAAGATACGATCATTTTCATCATGGATTTCGGCATAATGGAAGGCGATAGCTTGAAACAGTCTGCTTTCTCTTTCTACAACAGTTTTATCCTCTGTCAGCTCCATCGTATTTTGCTTCCAAGCACCCATTGTGTTTAGCAAACGTCCGTTTGCATAGAGCAGCCCCATGTTTTGCCTTAAGTAAGCTTTTTTATTAACATTGCTCTTCGTTTCCCAAAGAACACTGTATTCGTCATATCTTTGTTTCCCAAGCTCCAAATTAGTTGCTGCTGTTGGAAAAGAGACACTTGTATCAATTGGAAAATAGGTTATGCTTTCTTTAGCAATTTGATTTTGCTGAAAAAAATAAACAGAACTAATGATAATTACTAATGATATGGTTAAAACAATATAATCCTTCTTCAAAATAAACACCACTTTTCCCATTGGATAAACGTAAAGGACAACCTTTTTCATTTGTTACAATATATGAAGAGAAAGGGGCAGAAATTCATTGTTTTTTTTTACGTTTATTTATTGGAGAAGTGCAAACTAGAGCAATATCTCGTTCTTGAGTAAAAACGACTTTTCAATTATACTAAAAAATGAAAACGATTTAATGAGGAAGGAAATTCCCTTAACTAGGGAAGGTTTTAGGGCGCAAAATGAAAACGATTTACGATGTGCAACAATTTTTAAAAAGGTTCGGAACGATCATATATGTAGGAGACAGATTAGGTGATTTGGAGCTAATGAAGGCAGAGTTAAATGATCTCGCTCATACAGAAATAATTGAGCAACAAGAGTTTGAGATGGCTGTTTTACTATTAAATCAAGAAATACAGAAATTAAAAGAGAAGCAGAAATAGAAATAGAAATAGATTGGGGAGAATGCAAATGCAGGAAAAATGGGTGGTTGGAATCGACTTAGGCGGTACGACAGTAAAAATTGCTTTCTTAACAATAGATGGTAGTATGATTGATAACTGGGAAATTCCTACTGATAATTCAAATGAAGGTGCAAATATCACTAGTGATATCGCAAAGTCTATTAATGAGAAACTAACAGAATGGAAGCACAACAAGGAAGATGTGCTAGGCGTCGGAATGGGAGCTCCTGGT is part of the Niallia taxi genome and harbors:
- a CDS encoding DUF92 domain-containing protein, coding for MISIIIILLAVFFAWKEGYLSKSGSIAAFFVGIGIQFGFHYQGFILLGVFFLTSSLLSKFKKDKKTKMEDMHEKGSTRDYMQVIANGGAAAIVSLLYGWNGEHGLIVLFAVLLAAANSDTWASEIGPLSRNKPFSIRTFKKAEAGTSGAMSVTGTFAGIMGSLLIGLCAFMLFPISIGEFLLIFVFGFIGNLIDTILGAFVQAEYKCTVCGAKVEKRIHHDRKAKKIKGFTVLNNDAVNILSGVIAALLASFFVL
- a CDS encoding DUF4912 domain-containing protein, which codes for MLEQIIHLRKEGMSFRKIAKELDMSLGKVQYQWTKYTKEVEKSEEKESSLPKDYAEASPAIPPFLWTSIQTLKKSNGMEAWVAGENKAFIFWSIPTAKWKLISSYCGFLNDDLSLKMRIYDITSIYFDGSNAHTTLEIQLDHDKNQLVFEGLQPNRSYCFEVGIQDGSRSFMPLLKSNPLHTPRTSISQSGENTKDVIDWSEGKSPLPNWIEHVSTYSYYETEAKESVKKQ
- a CDS encoding YqgQ family protein, with translation MKTIYDVQQFLKRFGTIIYVGDRLGDLELMKAELNDLAHTEIIEQQEFEMAVLLLNQEIQKLKEKQK
- a CDS encoding peptidoglycan D,D-transpeptidase FtsI family protein, yielding MGNKKKKRTLPIRLNLIFFAVFLLFSALILRLGFVQIVYGDEYKRKLERTEDVTVDTSVPRGKIYDSTGKVIVDNSAKNAITYTNTGVKSDEMLKTAETLAKYIDKDTKKVTERDKQDYWIMKHPDEAEALVTDKEKTALAEKYTDSDEYNSEVYKLQLDRITEDELKSISEDDLEVLAIYREFASGYKMTPHIVKNNDVTDKEMAVVSENLTSLKGVDTTTDWDRSYAFDNTLRSVLGSVSSSEEGLPAESLSYYLSKGYSRNDRVGKSYLELEYEDVLKGQKEKIRTQTDSDGKETTEVITEGKRGNDLVLAIDMELQQKVEDIIEKQLKSAKQMSGTKFLDRAYVVLMNPNTGDVLTMAGKRLVTENGKTKVQDDALGNMTTSYNVGSVVKGATVLTGYKYGAISPGTVINDTTVKIGDTEKKSWTQMGPINDLTALMRSSNVYMFQTVMKIAGAHYVYGQPLSVDAEDFTTMRNAYAQYGLGIRTGIDLPNEQTGFKGTDTSVPGKLLDIAIGQYDTYTNMQLAQYISTIANGGNRMEPHIVKEIRSPISEDGKLGAIVDSIEPKVLNTVDAKSEWIERVQTGFKMVAQSPKGTAYTYLSGKSYSPAAKTGTAEAFYDGPQKSNYKTLQEVMNLSLVSYAPSDNPEVAMAVLVPWAYNGSVDNKANLKIGEQVFDAYFDLKKERQKDEE
- the rpmG gene encoding 50S ribosomal protein L33, yielding MRVNITLACTECGDRNYISKKNKRNNPDRLELKKYCSREKRTTTHRETK
- a CDS encoding endolytic transglycosylase MltG — translated: MNKRSLRSFAFGLFAASSIIGAYTVYSGSGTAEKTDKQITTEQAEKVLSAAGYTAIAKDEYDELIAAKDKAAEAAQQAKADAEKKAAEQKETETDKADSNQPVSYKLKIKSGMNPAEIAETLAKQKIIKDKDEFEAFLIDNDYHTKVQVGTFRVYSDMSFREIAEKITK
- a CDS encoding glycosyltransferase yields the protein MNVSYFQLIVHADLPVMNYYSNKKEDKQAFYKASIALLTFLKSMEKKVLPYSVSFVLPPVYIELTETEGYQEEITEYLEKNKWQWEEEYSYWLRIDRKITTGLKKLISAHKIEILATTASYTSMTALSTKNGVKLQMETGLSLIEDHLHIRNGGFWLPNGAYTPGIDLHLKKSGILFSFLHHSTLALTDPLPVVEGMPVKSPHDLCLIPLRQWAELGETVTEKISCLKDITKTKDTLNAIALSLTEVNELSAEIGEVFGENETLMPLSPETYIRQFSDSLEKVHISSSAFDQEKTSRLLKDGKNYAKLSFLEKEIEAWRELKLPNEAERVLKQLEKEWLMAHAVISQKDYQDTFLQGFYDAADKLSAFFKGDIDDNWLQERERKQSVFLVLPSALPKTSLPLVKKGSKKKILLLSWEYPPNIIGGLGTHVAGLAETLARQYEVHVITAQDMNKNPADESVHDSLFVYRVKPLHHREKNFLTWIGGLNLSIWEKAMELAASHSFELIQGHDWLVGAAAVSLKDELGIPLVTTMHATEHGRNGGIFTEMQRFIHEKERQLLTASDTVIICSEYMKTEVSSLFSISGSKLHVIPNGVKLDKKPLQNPAEELGLDPTKKTVFAIGRMVKEKGFETLLEAVTMLKRDDLQFVLAGAGPMFNEYKQFVSLHGLEHKVHLIGYLPEDKKNGFFQAADIVIIPSYYEPFGIVALESLLFEKPTIVSNTGGLKGIVEHGKTGMLMEPGNTGSMLEQLHSLLEDQLLAEEIGRNGRILVEKLFGWSRVGDETSRVFEETILNLRMAEKASLKE
- a CDS encoding 5-formyltetrahydrofolate cyclo-ligase, coding for MTESKQEIRSRVLAELRAIPKPAYEQLSYEIAQNLYNHPLFQKASHVGVTISRFPEVDTYQIIRAAWAQGKKVSIPKCLPKTRAMEFRILERFDQLESIYSGLYEPMEAETKLTEANEIELLLVPGVAYSKDGYRIGFGGGYYDRFLKSFHGTTISLAIESQLEKSLPIESHDIPVQHIITNKGAMVVGAND